GATCAGCTCTGCCAACGTCCGATCGGACATTATCGGTTTCCCGAGCTTTTGAATGTCAGTTTCGCTGTAGCCGACGATAACTATCCGCCGCTCGATGGAGTCAGGGGGACGCAGCTTCACGTACCAATCATAGGCAGACCACTCCCAATATTGAAGCAATCCCAGCCCTCTCGCCATAATAATGACAAGCAGACCTCCCGAAATCAGGAGAAACGATCCGAGCGAGCTGCGAAAGTCATGTCGCTTTTGAAAGAGAATTGGGCTTTTCCCTGGCATTATTCTGGATTATCTCAGGACGATGATATTTTCTGAAACTCGATGCTTGGCCTGTTCCATAACTTCTGGACTAGTTCCGATCTGCTGTAGGAGATGTGCGAAAAAATTCGATTCAGACGACGGCTCGTTTCGAGCGGGTGAAATGGTGCTTTGATAGCTAGCGGCAAGCGCGTCGTACCATATCCCGGCTTTAGCATAAATTTTCGCTCGGTTGCCTGAATTTGCTTGCAGTTGCTTCTGTAAAGCTGGGGAAGCAGAGACGTACTTGAAATCGACTTGCACGTATGGATTTTTAGACGGGCGCTTGGAATTGCAAATAATTGAAAGCGTCAAGCGATATTCTTCCCCTTCTTGCAGCTTTAAAGGACGTTCTTTAGGAATCTCGAATTTTGTGATCCCTGGTTGCCCTAGTTTCAAACTTTTTTGTAGAGCGTACTTGGAGGATCTTTCAGTTGCACGACACTCAGAGCCAGCGGTACGTCCGCCTCAGAAACGTAAGCAAAAAAAGCAGGTGATTTTGTCGCAGTAGCGGCAACATGATCGTTGGGGACGAGCAGGTGAAATTGAGTACTATTGTAGCGAGGACAGCCGCTGCGAGAGCCAGAACCGCTGCTGCGTTGCGGGTGAGACG
The DNA window shown above is from Chroococcidiopsis sp. SAG 2025 and carries:
- a CDS encoding DUF928 domain-containing protein, with amino-acid sequence MKLGQPGITKFEIPKERPLKLQEGEEYRLTLSIICNSKRPSKNPYVQVDFKYVSASPALQKQLQANSGNRAKIYAKAGIWYDALAASYQSTISPARNEPSSESNFFAHLLQQIGTSPEVMEQAKHRVSENIIVLR